One Streptomyces hundungensis DNA segment encodes these proteins:
- a CDS encoding vitamin K epoxide reductase family protein produces the protein MPFHGTLQEPAPLTDSSGPPPPPSTAFGAGRGFARLVVLTGAAGLLASWVITLDEFELLRNPDFVPGCSLNPVISCGTIMKSAQASVFGFPNPMLGLVAYGIVCCVGMSLLGGGRFGRWYWLALNAGAAFGVVFVGWLQFESLYRINALCLWCCLAWVATIVLFWRVTHLNVINGALPAPGWARELSAEFGWAVPVVHIGVVAMLILTRWWDFWTR, from the coding sequence ATGCCCTTCCACGGGACGCTCCAGGAGCCGGCTCCGCTCACCGACTCGTCCGGACCCCCGCCACCGCCCAGCACCGCCTTCGGCGCCGGCCGCGGCTTCGCCCGGCTGGTCGTGCTCACCGGCGCGGCCGGCCTGCTGGCCTCCTGGGTCATCACCCTGGACGAGTTCGAGCTCCTGCGTAATCCGGACTTCGTCCCGGGGTGCAGCCTCAACCCGGTGATCTCCTGCGGCACCATCATGAAGAGCGCGCAGGCGTCCGTCTTCGGGTTCCCCAATCCGATGCTGGGCCTGGTGGCGTACGGGATCGTGTGCTGTGTGGGGATGAGCCTGCTCGGGGGCGGCCGGTTCGGGCGCTGGTACTGGCTGGCGCTCAACGCGGGGGCCGCCTTCGGCGTCGTCTTCGTCGGCTGGCTCCAGTTCGAGTCGCTGTACCGCATCAACGCGCTGTGCCTGTGGTGCTGTCTGGCGTGGGTCGCCACCATCGTGCTGTTCTGGCGGGTCACCCACCTCAACGTGATCAACGGAGCGCTGCCCGCGCCGGGTTGGGCGCGAGAGCTGTCCGCCGAGTTCGGCTGGGCGGTGCCGGTGGTGCACATCGGGGTCGTCGCGATGCTGATCCTGACCCGCTGGTGGGACTTCTGGACGCGGTGA
- a CDS encoding tyrosinase family oxidase copper chaperone yields the protein MNDAPHFWSARRTGRTRLRSRAPEPTGPGAPPPRTAWRTARRGLLRALFASAAVAFTGAALSRIPSAAPAGATGPGPTARVPESMLFDEMHAGHRIQGRALQADGSEVAVFVDDRRLMLMRRADGTYLSAVDHYESYATAREAARAAAAELGRARLAAVPVHAGHEGGAVRGVHA from the coding sequence ATGAACGACGCGCCACACTTCTGGAGCGCACGCCGCACCGGCCGCACCCGCCTGCGCAGCCGCGCCCCCGAACCCACCGGGCCCGGCGCGCCCCCGCCCCGTACCGCCTGGCGCACCGCCCGACGCGGCCTGCTGCGCGCCCTGTTCGCCTCGGCGGCCGTCGCCTTCACCGGCGCCGCGCTCTCCCGCATCCCCTCCGCCGCGCCGGCCGGTGCCACGGGCCCCGGGCCCACCGCGCGTGTTCCCGAGAGCATGCTCTTCGACGAGATGCACGCCGGGCACCGCATCCAGGGCCGGGCCCTCCAGGCGGACGGGTCCGAGGTCGCCGTGTTCGTGGACGACCGCCGGCTCATGCTGATGCGCCGCGCCGACGGCACCTATCTGAGCGCCGTCGACCACTACGAGTCCTACGCCACCGCACGCGAGGCCGCCCGCGCCGCCGCGGCCGAGCTGGGCCGCGCCCGGCTGGCCGCCGTGCCCGTGCACGCGGGCCACGAAGGGGGAGCCGTCCGTGGTGTACACGCGTAA
- a CDS encoding tyrosinase family protein produces the protein MVYTRKNQRNLTSAERKAFVNAVLELKRRGTYDAFARTHIDFYVSDGDRGLRVAHMAPSFLPWHRRFLLEFERALQKVDPRVTVPYWDWTRDSSAASSLWGDDFMGGNGRRGDLQVMTGPFAHAHGHWDITVNVTDERFLTRDLGRPKNPIKLPTAADVAQALADPVYDVSPWNSMSGTGFRNKLEGWTKASGDARFRTHNQVHRWIGGIMLGGAAVNDPVFWLHHAFVDSLWSRWQAAHPKSKRYLPDVPPPLGDLQHGRVAALHDPMPPWNVAPAALLDHSRIYRYA, from the coding sequence GTGGTGTACACGCGTAAGAACCAGCGGAACCTGACGAGCGCCGAGCGCAAGGCGTTCGTCAACGCCGTGCTCGAACTCAAACGGCGTGGCACATACGACGCGTTCGCGCGCACCCACATCGACTTCTACGTCTCCGACGGCGACCGCGGGCTGCGCGTGGCGCACATGGCGCCGTCCTTCCTGCCCTGGCACCGCCGGTTCCTGCTGGAGTTCGAGCGGGCGCTCCAGAAGGTCGACCCGCGCGTCACCGTGCCGTACTGGGACTGGACGCGCGACAGTTCGGCCGCCTCGTCCCTGTGGGGCGACGACTTCATGGGCGGCAACGGACGCCGGGGTGATCTCCAGGTCATGACCGGCCCCTTCGCGCACGCCCACGGCCACTGGGACATCACCGTCAACGTCACCGACGAACGCTTCCTCACGCGGGACCTGGGCCGCCCCAAGAACCCCATCAAACTGCCCACCGCCGCCGATGTCGCCCAGGCGCTCGCCGACCCGGTGTACGACGTCTCCCCCTGGAACTCGATGAGCGGGACCGGGTTCCGCAACAAGCTGGAGGGCTGGACCAAGGCGTCGGGCGACGCCCGCTTCCGTACGCACAACCAGGTCCACCGCTGGATCGGCGGGATCATGCTCGGCGGCGCCGCCGTCAACGATCCCGTGTTCTGGCTGCACCACGCCTTCGTCGACAGCCTGTGGTCACGCTGGCAGGCCGCCCACCCGAAGTCCAAGCGCTATCTGCCGGACGTCCCGCCGCCGCTGGGCGACCTCCAGCACGGCCGGGTGGCGGCGCTCCACGACCCGATGCCGCCGTGGAACGTGGCGCCTGCGGCGCTCTTGGACCACAGCCGGATCTACCGGTACGCCTGA
- a CDS encoding chaplin — MSRIAKTAAVVAGAGAMALAGAGMAAADAGAEAVASNSPGVLSGNLVQVPVHIPVNLCGNTVDVIGLLNPVFGNTCVNDSHLLHHHGGYGG, encoded by the coding sequence ATGTCTCGTATCGCGAAGACGGCCGCCGTCGTCGCCGGAGCGGGCGCCATGGCACTGGCCGGTGCGGGTATGGCCGCTGCCGACGCCGGCGCCGAGGCTGTCGCGTCCAACTCCCCCGGCGTCCTCTCGGGGAACCTGGTGCAGGTGCCGGTGCACATCCCGGTCAACCTCTGCGGCAACACCGTTGACGTCATCGGCCTGCTGAACCCGGTGTTCGGCAACACCTGCGTCAACGACTCCCACCTGCTCCACCACCACGGCGGCTACGGGGGCTGA
- a CDS encoding glycoside hydrolase family 26 protein — protein sequence MRRASGTGPGRRRASNAASSWKAALCALVLLLSALVQPPGDRTRGPMPTGARTAAGVFTGSDGDGIVKLAAVEKWRGQGRLRAGHTYLPGDTWSGIEGPPRLLAPWARWRHERTDRVFVLNVPMLAPNEAGLPDAEVRGLLGQGARGAFDGHFTALAERLVALRLADTNVVLGWEMNGVTYTHRCAPDPASWRAYWRRVVTAMRSVAGQHFRFDFAPNRGRDAVAWTECYPGDAFVDIVGMDSYDQPAGMSFREQVEEPYGLRAQVDFAARHGKPVSYPEWGLFRNGDDAPYVRGMTAWFRRYRPVYQTLTDYCPHGVWECPDHPEAAHAYRAR from the coding sequence GTGCGCCGGGCGAGCGGGACCGGCCCCGGACGCCGTCGGGCGTCGAACGCCGCGTCCTCGTGGAAGGCCGCGCTGTGCGCGCTCGTGCTGCTCCTCTCCGCGCTGGTCCAGCCGCCGGGCGACCGGACGCGCGGCCCGATGCCGACCGGGGCCAGGACGGCGGCGGGCGTCTTCACCGGGTCCGACGGGGACGGCATCGTCAAGCTGGCTGCGGTCGAGAAGTGGCGCGGCCAGGGGCGGCTGCGGGCCGGCCACACCTATCTGCCGGGCGACACCTGGAGCGGCATCGAGGGCCCGCCCCGGCTCCTCGCGCCCTGGGCCCGCTGGCGCCACGAGCGCACCGACCGGGTCTTCGTCCTCAACGTGCCGATGCTGGCCCCCAACGAGGCCGGCCTGCCCGACGCCGAGGTGCGCGGCCTGCTCGGACAGGGCGCGCGCGGCGCCTTCGACGGCCACTTCACCGCGCTGGCCGAGCGCCTGGTCGCCCTCCGGCTCGCCGACACCAACGTCGTCCTCGGGTGGGAGATGAACGGCGTCACCTATACGCACCGCTGCGCTCCCGATCCGGCCTCCTGGCGGGCGTACTGGCGGCGCGTGGTCACCGCGATGCGCTCGGTGGCGGGGCAGCACTTCCGCTTCGACTTCGCGCCGAACCGCGGGCGCGACGCGGTGGCGTGGACCGAGTGCTATCCCGGGGACGCCTTCGTCGACATCGTCGGCATGGACTCCTACGACCAGCCCGCCGGCATGTCCTTCCGCGAGCAGGTCGAGGAGCCGTACGGACTGCGCGCCCAGGTCGACTTCGCCGCCCGGCACGGCAAGCCGGTGTCGTACCCGGAGTGGGGACTCTTCCGCAACGGGGACGACGCGCCGTACGTGCGCGGGATGACGGCCTGGTTCCGCCGCTACCGGCCCGTCTACCAGACCCTGACCGACTACTGCCCGCACGGCGTCTGGGAGTGCCCCGACCACCCCGAGGCGGCGCACGCCTACCGGGCGCGGTGA
- a CDS encoding cytochrome P450, protein MTHTRTIPAPSDACADLANPAFWKLPAAQRLARFTELRHEPRPVFFTERPSTPRRAEQGFYALVRHADVLKASRLPRVFASAPGVTSPEPARWVRTLFGDSMVNLDGADHARLRRIVQQAFTPRLLAATETHIRELAVRIVDDMVAERPDEFVSSVASRMSFEVICAMLGVPDADRRRIARQIDRASEHAGVRRGLGARLMSPGKGLRALARMELTVARLGRERRRHPTGDLISALVCADVEGQALTYRQLGSFFSLLLVAGVETTRNAIAHALVLLTRNPDQLALLTDDFDRYADGAVDEIVRHSTPIIQFRRTVTTRYTLSGHTFLPGDKVMLLYASANRDASVFTDPDVFDITRDPNPHLGYGGGGPHYCLGAHLARLEIKAVLRELLTRPLAVRALGEPELGTSNFDHRVRRQYFTFDAAKP, encoded by the coding sequence GTGACCCACACCCGGACCATCCCGGCCCCCAGCGACGCCTGCGCCGACCTCGCGAACCCGGCGTTCTGGAAGCTGCCGGCCGCTCAACGCCTGGCACGCTTCACGGAGTTGCGGCACGAGCCGCGCCCCGTGTTCTTCACCGAACGCCCCTCCACCCCCCGCCGCGCCGAGCAGGGTTTCTACGCGCTGGTCCGGCACGCCGACGTACTCAAGGCGAGCCGGCTGCCCCGGGTGTTCGCGAGCGCGCCCGGGGTCACCTCGCCCGAGCCGGCGCGCTGGGTGCGGACGCTGTTCGGTGACTCGATGGTCAACCTGGACGGCGCCGACCACGCGCGGCTGCGCCGCATCGTGCAGCAGGCCTTCACCCCGCGCCTGCTGGCCGCCACCGAGACGCACATCCGTGAGCTCGCCGTGCGCATCGTGGACGACATGGTCGCCGAGCGGCCCGATGAGTTCGTCTCCTCAGTGGCCTCCCGGATGTCGTTCGAGGTCATCTGCGCGATGCTGGGCGTGCCGGACGCCGACCGGCGCCGCATCGCCCGCCAGATCGACCGGGCCTCCGAGCACGCCGGGGTACGGCGTGGTCTCGGTGCCCGCCTGATGAGCCCGGGCAAGGGGCTGCGGGCGCTGGCCCGGATGGAGCTGACGGTGGCGCGCCTCGGCCGCGAGCGGCGCCGCCACCCCACCGGCGACCTCATCTCGGCACTGGTCTGCGCCGACGTGGAGGGACAGGCGCTGACGTACCGTCAACTGGGCTCGTTCTTCTCGCTGTTGCTCGTCGCGGGCGTCGAGACGACACGCAACGCCATCGCTCACGCCCTGGTGCTCCTGACCCGCAACCCGGACCAACTCGCCCTGCTGACCGACGACTTCGACCGGTACGCGGACGGCGCCGTGGACGAGATCGTGCGCCACTCGACGCCCATCATCCAGTTCCGCCGCACCGTCACCACGCGCTACACCCTGAGCGGCCACACCTTTCTGCCCGGCGACAAGGTGATGCTCCTGTACGCATCCGCCAACCGTGACGCGTCGGTCTTCACCGACCCGGACGTCTTCGACATCACCCGCGACCCCAACCCGCACCTCGGATACGGGGGCGGCGGCCCGCACTACTGTCTCGGCGCCCATCTGGCCCGCCTGGAGATCAAGGCCGTCCTGCGCGAACTGCTCACCCGGCCGCTGGCCGTGCGCGCGCTCGGCGAGCCGGAACTCGGCACGTCCAACTTCGACCACCGCGTCCGCAGGCAGTACTTCACCTTCGATGCGGCCAAGCCCTGA
- a CDS encoding citrate synthase 2, with protein MSDFVPGLEGVVAFETEIAEPDKEGGALRYRGVDIEDLVGHVSFGNVWGLLVDGAFNPGLPPAEPFPIPVHSGDIRVDVQSALAMLAPVWGLKPLLDIDEKTARDDLARAAVMALSYVAQSARGQGLPMVPQREIDKAQSVVERFMIRWRGEPDPKHVKAVDAYWTSAAEHGMNASTFTARVIASTGADVAAALSGAVGAMSGPLHGGAPSRVLGMIEEIERSGDASAYVKQALDKGERLMGFGHRVYRAEDPRARVLRRTAKELGAPRFEVAEALEKAALEELHARRPDRVLATNVEFWAAIVLDFAEVPAHMFTSMFSCARTAGWSAHILEQKRTGRLVRPSARYVGPGSRDPQSIEGYSDTLGVADFAG; from the coding sequence ATGTCCGACTTCGTACCCGGACTTGAGGGAGTCGTCGCGTTCGAGACGGAGATCGCCGAGCCGGACAAGGAGGGCGGCGCCCTTCGCTACCGGGGCGTCGACATCGAGGACCTGGTCGGACACGTCTCGTTCGGGAACGTGTGGGGCCTGCTGGTCGACGGGGCGTTCAACCCCGGTCTGCCGCCGGCCGAGCCGTTCCCGATCCCGGTCCACTCCGGAGACATCCGGGTGGACGTGCAGTCCGCGCTCGCCATGCTGGCGCCGGTGTGGGGCCTGAAGCCGCTGCTCGACATCGACGAGAAGACCGCCCGCGACGACCTGGCGCGGGCCGCCGTGATGGCGCTGTCGTACGTCGCCCAGTCGGCGCGCGGGCAGGGCCTGCCGATGGTTCCGCAGCGCGAGATCGACAAGGCGCAGTCCGTAGTGGAGCGCTTCATGATCCGCTGGCGCGGCGAGCCCGACCCCAAGCACGTCAAGGCGGTCGACGCGTACTGGACGAGCGCCGCCGAGCACGGCATGAACGCCTCGACGTTCACCGCCCGGGTCATCGCCTCGACCGGCGCGGACGTCGCGGCGGCGCTGTCCGGCGCGGTCGGCGCGATGTCGGGCCCGCTGCACGGCGGCGCGCCCTCGCGGGTGCTCGGCATGATCGAGGAGATCGAGCGCAGCGGCGACGCGAGCGCGTATGTGAAACAGGCCCTCGACAAGGGCGAGCGCCTGATGGGCTTCGGCCACCGCGTCTACCGCGCCGAGGACCCGCGCGCCCGGGTGCTGCGCCGCACCGCCAAGGAGCTGGGCGCGCCCCGCTTCGAGGTGGCGGAGGCGCTGGAGAAGGCGGCCCTGGAGGAGCTGCACGCGCGCCGGCCCGACCGGGTGCTGGCCACGAACGTGGAGTTCTGGGCGGCGATCGTGCTGGACTTCGCGGAGGTTCCGGCGCACATGTTCACGTCGATGTTCTCCTGTGCGCGGACGGCGGGCTGGTCGGCGCACATCCTGGAGCAGAAGCGGACGGGCCGTCTGGTGCGGCCCTCCGCCCGCTATGTGGGGCCGGGCTCGCGCGACCCGCAGTCGATCGAGGGGTACTCGGACACGCTGGGCGTCGCCGACTTCGCGGGCTGA
- the pdxH gene encoding pyridoxamine 5'-phosphate oxidase, whose amino-acid sequence MGRVTDLDPAAMREQYRTTLLAQEELAATPMGQFARWFKEAVAGGLHEPNAMVVATATPDGRPSTRTVLLKSYDEHGFVFFTNYASRKAAELTANPYVSLLFPWHQLARQVIVTGTAARVPRAETERYFRSRPHGSRLGAWASDQSTVLASRAELAARYEELAARYPEGSDIPVPEHWGGFRVRPETVEFWQGHENRLHDRLRYVLRDGAWHVERLAP is encoded by the coding sequence ATGGGTCGGGTGACCGACCTGGACCCCGCAGCGATGCGCGAGCAGTACCGGACCACCCTTCTCGCACAGGAGGAGCTGGCCGCCACGCCCATGGGCCAGTTCGCCCGGTGGTTCAAGGAGGCCGTGGCGGGCGGCCTGCACGAGCCCAACGCGATGGTCGTCGCCACCGCCACCCCCGACGGCCGGCCCTCCACCCGCACGGTGCTCCTGAAGTCCTACGACGAGCACGGCTTCGTCTTCTTCACCAACTACGCCTCGCGCAAGGCCGCCGAACTCACCGCCAACCCGTACGTCTCGCTGCTCTTCCCCTGGCACCAGCTGGCCCGCCAGGTCATCGTGACCGGCACCGCCGCCCGGGTGCCGCGCGCCGAGACCGAGCGCTACTTCCGCAGCCGCCCGCACGGCTCCCGGCTCGGCGCCTGGGCCAGCGACCAGTCCACGGTGCTCGCCTCACGGGCCGAACTGGCCGCCCGCTACGAGGAGTTGGCGGCCCGCTACCCCGAGGGCAGCGACATCCCGGTGCCCGAGCACTGGGGTGGCTTCCGGGTCCGCCCCGAGACCGTGGAGTTCTGGCAGGGCCACGAGAACCGGTTGCACGACCGGCTGCGGTACGTCCTACGGGACGGCGCCTGGCACGTGGAGCGACTCGCGCCCTGA
- a CDS encoding VOC family protein, translating into MTSLVRHVTFDCADAYRLATFWAQVLGGTLGEDDVPGDPEAQVTADGIALLFLVVPEPKAVKNRVHLDLQPQDRTRDEEVVRLLALGATLVDDHRRPDGTGWALMTDIEGNEFCVERSAEERARTSK; encoded by the coding sequence ATGACCTCACTCGTACGCCATGTGACCTTCGACTGCGCCGACGCCTACCGCCTGGCCACCTTCTGGGCCCAGGTGCTCGGCGGCACCCTGGGCGAGGACGACGTGCCCGGTGACCCGGAGGCCCAGGTCACCGCCGACGGCATCGCCCTGCTCTTCCTCGTGGTGCCCGAGCCCAAGGCGGTGAAGAACCGCGTCCACCTCGACCTCCAGCCGCAGGACCGCACCCGCGACGAGGAGGTCGTACGGCTGCTGGCGCTCGGCGCCACCCTCGTCGACGACCACCGCCGTCCGGACGGTACGGGGTGGGCCCTGATGACCGACATCGAGGGCAACGAGTTCTGTGTGGAGCGCAGCGCCGAGGAGCGGGCGCGCACCTCGAAGTAA
- a CDS encoding PAS domain-containing protein produces the protein MSASRSETASAAVPDGSGSGTGSASEAGPEPGGGLLAALLDGMDAALCAFDADGVVTHWNREAERILGWPAEEAVGRHGFAGWAVRAADAEEIHGRLMAVMDAPGRQVHEFALLRKDGSRVLVRTQSAGVRGADGAPGGVYCAFSEVHAQIDLERSIALSEALAEDGTWGVVLVDVDLRPTVVNSYAARALGTGRSTLLGRPFGELIVQGVEELESALQHVLAEGAPAAPAEMWVTLRTPEGERRRCWRSGFLRLSSPLAEEPVPLGVGWLFQDVTDAKLAEQDADRLRFRSNQLHRASRAAAEYEDPMEAVACHLDFALAGFADHALVDLAVGDRLVRAVATPVGSPGPAAPVAAGGLPVRYPAGHPALQAVDRIGSVRASAGAGAARAEGWASERQWPPDAAHALCAVLRSRGRTLGVLTFLRGGARPGFERADAVYAESVGVRVGVVLDLAATLGA, from the coding sequence GTGAGTGCTTCCCGGAGTGAAACGGCCAGTGCCGCGGTTCCGGACGGTTCCGGTTCCGGTACGGGCTCGGCGAGCGAGGCCGGGCCCGAACCCGGCGGGGGTCTGCTCGCGGCCCTGCTCGACGGGATGGACGCGGCGCTCTGCGCGTTCGACGCGGACGGCGTGGTCACCCACTGGAACCGCGAGGCCGAGCGGATCCTCGGCTGGCCGGCCGAGGAGGCCGTCGGACGGCACGGGTTCGCGGGCTGGGCGGTACGGGCCGCCGACGCCGAGGAGATCCACGGACGCCTGATGGCGGTGATGGACGCGCCCGGGCGCCAAGTGCACGAGTTCGCCCTGCTGCGCAAGGACGGCAGCCGCGTCCTGGTGCGTACGCAGTCGGCGGGCGTACGGGGTGCGGACGGCGCGCCGGGCGGGGTGTACTGCGCGTTCAGCGAGGTGCACGCGCAGATCGACCTGGAGCGGTCCATCGCGCTCAGCGAGGCGCTGGCCGAGGACGGGACCTGGGGCGTGGTCCTGGTCGACGTCGACCTGCGGCCCACCGTCGTCAACTCCTACGCCGCCCGCGCGCTCGGCACCGGACGCTCGACCCTGCTCGGCCGCCCGTTCGGCGAGCTGATCGTCCAGGGCGTCGAGGAACTGGAGAGCGCCCTCCAGCACGTCCTGGCCGAGGGCGCCCCGGCCGCCCCCGCCGAGATGTGGGTGACGCTGCGCACCCCCGAGGGCGAGCGGCGGCGCTGCTGGCGCAGCGGCTTCCTGAGGCTCTCCTCCCCGCTGGCCGAAGAGCCCGTGCCGCTCGGGGTGGGCTGGCTCTTCCAGGACGTCACCGACGCGAAGCTCGCCGAACAGGACGCGGACCGGCTGCGTTTCCGCTCCAACCAACTGCACCGCGCCTCGCGCGCCGCCGCCGAGTACGAGGACCCGATGGAGGCGGTGGCCTGCCACCTGGACTTCGCCCTGGCCGGTTTCGCCGACCACGCGCTGGTGGACCTGGCCGTCGGGGACCGTCTGGTACGGGCCGTCGCCACGCCGGTCGGCTCCCCCGGCCCCGCCGCGCCGGTGGCGGCCGGGGGCCTCCCGGTGCGCTATCCGGCGGGCCACCCCGCGCTCCAGGCGGTGGACCGGATCGGCTCGGTACGGGCGAGCGCGGGCGCGGGCGCGGCGCGGGCCGAGGGCTGGGCGTCCGAGCGCCAATGGCCTCCGGACGCGGCCCACGCCCTGTGCGCGGTACTCCGCAGCCGCGGCCGCACCCTGGGCGTACTCACCTTCCTCCGCGGCGGGGCCCGTCCGGGCTTTGAGCGGGCGGATGCGGTGTATGCGGAGAGTGTGGGGGTGCGGGTGGGGGTGGTGCTTGACCTTGCGGCGACGCTGGGCGCTTGA
- a CDS encoding SIS domain-containing protein, with protein sequence MSESKLAGQFFDAAIELLGRARDEESLNIAAAGAVIADAVEAGGRLFAFGAGHSSLAAQDVVYRAGGFALMNLLAVPGVVGVDVMPATLGSALERVDGLAGAVLDSSPARPGDVLVIISLSGRNALPVEMAMNARALGLKVIGVTSVAYAENTRSRHVSGTFLRDHCDIVLDSKIAVGDAELTHEGIEAPFAPASTVVTSALMQATMAAAAESLVARGVEPPLLRSGNVDGGHEWNGRVMAEYGDRIFFRH encoded by the coding sequence ATGAGCGAGAGCAAGCTGGCCGGACAGTTCTTCGACGCCGCGATCGAACTCCTGGGGCGGGCACGGGACGAGGAGTCGCTCAACATCGCCGCCGCCGGAGCCGTGATCGCCGACGCCGTCGAGGCGGGCGGGCGGCTCTTCGCCTTCGGCGCCGGGCACTCCTCGCTTGCCGCGCAGGACGTGGTCTACCGGGCCGGCGGCTTCGCCCTGATGAACCTGCTCGCGGTGCCCGGGGTGGTCGGGGTGGACGTCATGCCCGCGACGCTCGGCTCCGCGCTCGAACGGGTCGACGGGCTCGCCGGTGCGGTGCTCGATTCCAGCCCCGCCCGGCCGGGGGACGTCCTGGTGATCATCTCGCTGTCCGGGCGCAACGCGCTGCCCGTGGAAATGGCGATGAACGCGCGGGCGCTCGGGCTCAAGGTCATCGGCGTCACGTCGGTGGCGTACGCCGAGAACACGAGGTCGCGTCATGTCTCGGGGACGTTTCTGCGGGACCACTGCGACATCGTGCTCGACAGCAAGATCGCGGTGGGTGACGCGGAGCTGACGCACGAGGGCATCGAGGCGCCGTTCGCTCCCGCGTCCACGGTGGTGACGAGTGCGCTGATGCAGGCGACGATGGCGGCGGCGGCGGAGTCGCTGGTCGCTCGGGGGGTCGAGCCGCCGTTGTTGCGTTCGGGGAACGTTGACGGGGGGCACGAGTGGAACGGGCGGGTCATGGCGGAATACGGCGACCGCATCTTCTTCCGCCACTGA
- a CDS encoding metal-dependent transcriptional regulator yields the protein MSGLIDTTEMYLRTILELEEEGVVPMRARIAERLDQSGPTVSQTVARMERDGLVQVAGDRHLELTDEGRRLATRVMRKHRLAECLLVDVIGLEWEQVHAEACRWEHVMSEAVERRVLELLRHPTESPYGNPIPGLEELGEKAEADAFLEDGIISLGEFDPGPEGKTVIVRRIGEPIQTDAQLMYTLRRAGVQPGSVVSVTQSPGGVLVGSSGEAAELGADVASHVFVAKR from the coding sequence ATGTCCGGACTGATCGACACCACGGAGATGTATCTCCGCACCATCCTCGAGCTTGAGGAGGAGGGTGTGGTCCCCATGCGCGCCCGCATCGCCGAGCGCCTGGACCAGAGCGGCCCGACGGTGAGCCAGACGGTCGCGCGCATGGAGCGCGACGGCCTGGTGCAGGTGGCGGGCGACCGCCACCTGGAGCTGACCGACGAGGGGCGCCGTCTGGCGACGCGCGTGATGCGCAAGCACCGGCTCGCCGAGTGCCTGCTCGTCGACGTGATCGGCCTGGAGTGGGAGCAGGTCCACGCGGAGGCCTGTCGCTGGGAGCACGTCATGAGCGAGGCGGTGGAGCGCCGCGTCCTGGAGCTGCTGCGCCACCCCACCGAGTCCCCGTACGGAAACCCGATCCCGGGCCTGGAGGAGCTGGGCGAGAAGGCCGAGGCGGACGCTTTCCTGGAGGACGGCATCATCAGTCTGGGTGAGTTCGACCCGGGCCCCGAGGGCAAGACGGTGATCGTGCGCCGGATCGGCGAGCCCATCCAGACGGACGCCCAGCTGATGTACACGCTGCGACGGGCGGGCGTGCAGCCCGGCTCCGTGGTGAGCGTGACGCAGTCGCCCGGCGGGGTCCTGGTGGGCAGCAGCGGAGAGGCCGCCGAACTGGGCGCGGACGTCGCGTCGCACGTCTTCGTAGCGAAGCGCTGA
- a CDS encoding alpha/beta fold hydrolase, whose product MVRRIDVTGAGGVRLAAWEFGDRPKARAETEPAPGVLLLHGLMGRASHWASTARWLTEKHRAVALDQRGHGRSEKPAEGPFTREVYVADAEAAVEQLGLAPVTLIGHSMGALTAWQLAAKRPDLVRALVICDMRASALGAASQREWEDWFTSWPLPFATLADVRKWFGEDDPWVERPSPARGEFFAEVMAERADGWRPVFSRRQMLRSRETWVYDAHWEELAQVTCPALVVRGLDGELGRAEAQEMVRVLPRGRYGEVADAGHLVHYDQPEGWRATLEPFLNLAPTP is encoded by the coding sequence ATGGTGCGGCGCATCGACGTGACGGGGGCCGGCGGGGTTCGCCTCGCCGCCTGGGAGTTCGGGGACCGGCCCAAGGCCCGTGCGGAGACCGAGCCGGCTCCGGGGGTCCTCCTGCTGCACGGTCTGATGGGCCGGGCCTCGCACTGGGCCTCCACGGCCCGCTGGCTCACGGAGAAGCACCGGGCGGTCGCCCTGGACCAGCGGGGCCACGGCCGTAGCGAGAAGCCGGCCGAAGGCCCCTTCACCCGCGAGGTGTACGTGGCCGATGCCGAGGCCGCCGTCGAACAGCTGGGCCTCGCGCCGGTCACGCTGATCGGCCACTCCATGGGCGCGCTCACCGCGTGGCAGCTCGCCGCCAAGCGGCCCGACCTGGTCCGCGCGCTCGTCATCTGCGACATGCGGGCCTCGGCGCTGGGCGCGGCCTCGCAGCGGGAGTGGGAGGACTGGTTCACGTCCTGGCCGCTGCCGTTCGCGACACTGGCCGACGTACGCAAGTGGTTCGGCGAGGACGACCCCTGGGTCGAGCGGCCCAGCCCCGCGCGGGGTGAGTTCTTCGCCGAGGTGATGGCGGAGCGGGCGGACGGCTGGCGCCCGGTCTTCTCGCGCCGCCAGATGCTGAGGTCCCGCGAGACGTGGGTGTACGACGCGCACTGGGAGGAGCTGGCCCAGGTGACCTGCCCCGCACTGGTGGTGCGCGGCCTGGACGGTGAGCTCGGCCGGGCGGAGGCGCAGGAGATGGTGCGGGTGCTGCCGCGGGGGCGGTATGGGGAGGTGGCGGATGCGGGGCATCTGGTCCACTACGACCAGCCGGAGGGATGGCGAGCCACGCTCGAGCCCTTCCTCAACCTCGCCCCAACCCCCTAA